A stretch of the Mesorhizobium huakuii genome encodes the following:
- a CDS encoding glutathione S-transferase family protein encodes MYKAVGSRGSRVSRVLWMLEELGQRYEFVEVKLRSPEAYALNPSGKVPVLIDGELTVTDSAAICVYLADKHADKGMGASPGVAGRAEMDSWMHFAQSEFEAPLWNKLRHRFLLPKEVRVDVGPAAAFDFASEAKALGRRLGDKTFALGDRFSAVDVLLGDMGGWARAGKFLIESDRVNAYFDRVLSRPARARAQANGGSLK; translated from the coding sequence ATGTACAAGGCCGTCGGATCACGGGGATCCCGGGTCAGTCGCGTTCTCTGGATGCTCGAGGAGCTCGGGCAGCGTTATGAGTTCGTCGAAGTGAAGTTGCGCTCGCCAGAAGCCTATGCGCTTAACCCATCAGGCAAGGTGCCGGTCCTCATCGACGGCGAGCTGACGGTGACGGATTCGGCGGCGATCTGCGTCTATCTCGCCGACAAGCACGCGGATAAAGGCATGGGCGCCAGCCCCGGCGTCGCCGGCCGTGCCGAGATGGATTCCTGGATGCATTTTGCCCAGAGCGAGTTCGAGGCGCCGCTGTGGAACAAATTGCGCCACCGCTTCCTGCTGCCGAAGGAAGTGCGCGTCGATGTCGGCCCCGCGGCGGCCTTCGATTTCGCCTCGGAAGCAAAGGCGCTGGGCCGCCGGCTTGGCGACAAAACGTTTGCGCTCGGCGACCGGTTTTCCGCCGTCGACGTGCTGCTCGGCGACATGGGCGGCTGGGCGCGCGCCGGAAAATTCCTGATCGAGTCCGACCGCGTCAACGCCTATTTCGACAGGGTGCTTTCGCGCCCTGCCCGCGCACGGGCGCAGGCCAACGGAGGCTCCTTGAAATGA
- a CDS encoding DUF29 domain-containing protein gives MNKIFRKQQLTPYEADYAQWCAEQGALLREGRLSDLDRENLAEEIESLGRSDKREIASRLGTLVLHLLKWEFQPEQRKTGWLLAIREQRHRIDDLLDESPSLKAYPAQRLAREFKIARLKALDETSMRDRDFPVDCPYAIREILDHDYFPGTLWSSDKLIRE, from the coding sequence ATGAATAAGATTTTTCGCAAACAGCAATTGACGCCCTATGAGGCCGACTATGCTCAGTGGTGCGCCGAGCAAGGCGCGCTGTTGCGCGAAGGTCGTCTATCCGACCTCGACCGCGAGAATCTTGCCGAGGAGATTGAGAGCTTGGGGCGGAGCGACAAAAGGGAAATTGCAAGCAGGCTTGGTACCTTGGTCCTTCACTTGCTCAAATGGGAGTTTCAGCCCGAGCAACGCAAAACTGGATGGCTGCTGGCAATCCGTGAACAGCGGCACCGAATTGATGATCTGCTCGATGAAAGCCCGAGCCTGAAAGCATATCCGGCGCAGAGGCTCGCTCGAGAGTTCAAGATAGCAAGATTGAAGGCGCTGGACGAAACCAGCATGAGAGATCGCGATTTCCCAGTTGATTGCCCGTATGCGATCAGGGAAATTCTGGACCATGACTATTTTCCAGGTACGCTGTGGTCTTCCGACAAACTTATTCGCGAGTAG